A stretch of DNA from Lysinibacillus sp. B2A1:
CTGAGCCACTTTAGAGCCATGAAGACAGCCGATAAAATAACCAACAATAATAAATAGAATGATGGTTTTAATCATGAAAATCCTCCTTTCTAAATAAATATTAAAATAGTGTATGCGTTCATATTACGTAAAGAAGCAGACTGAAGTTTCGGAAAAAATAAAATTTTAGTATTGACAGAAAAAAAGTCTATGTTTATACTGTGTAACAACGATGGAAATTGAATCTCAATACTCTTATCAAGAGCGGCGGAGGGATAGGCCCTATGATGCCCGGCAACCAGTAAGTGACATACTTGCTAAGGTGCTAATTCCTACAGATTCTTACTTGGATCTGGCAGATAAGGGGAGGAAAACTTGCAACCGCAACCCTCTTCTTAGCTGAAGGGGGTTTTTGTTTTTCTACTGAAAAAATCCTCCTCATCTCCGGTACCATCGTAAAAAAATAACCACTTGGAGGTATATAATGACAAATTTTAAACCAGAAACATTGCTGTTACATGGTGGCCAAGAGCCAGACCCAGTAACAGGATCTCGTACCGTACCCGTATATCGCTCAACAGCTTTTGTGTTTAAAGACACTGCCCATGCGCAACGTCTTTTTGCCTTAGAGGAAGCTGGTAATATTTACACGCGTATTACGAACCCAACTGTAGATGTATTTGAAAAGCGTGTCGCTTTATTAGAAGGCGGTACTGCAGCAGTAGCACTTTCATCTGGTGCAGCAGCAATAGCATTTTCAATATTAAATCTTGCAGGTGCAGGGGATGAGATTGTTGCAGCTAGCTCTTTATATGGTGGTACTTATAACTTATTTGCTAACACACTACCAAACTATGGTATTAAAACAATTTTTGTAGATGAAACAAATCCTGAGAACTTCAAAGCAGCAATCACTGATAAAACAAAAGCAGTATTCGCTGAAATTTACGGTAACCCAAGTTTAAAAGTACTGGACATTGAAGCAGTGGCTAATATTGCACATGAAAGCGGCTTACCATTAATTATTGATAGTACATTTGCTTCACCATATGGCTCTACACCAATTGACTTCGGTGCCGATATCGTTGTTCACTCCGCAACAAAATGGATTGGTGGACATGGAACAACTTTAGGTGGCGTTGTCGTTGATGCAGGGAAATTTGATTGGACTCGTGGTCGTTTCCCAGGATTCACTGAGCCAGATGCTTCCTATCATGGTATCAGATATGGTATAGACACAGCAGCAGCTGCATTTGCTACAAAACTGCGTGTACAATTACTACGTGACTTCGGACCAACATTAAGTGCTGATGCAGCATTTAATTTATTACAAGGTTTAGAAACGCTTCATTTGCGTATCCCTAAACATAACGAAAATGCTTTAGCAGTAGCTGAATATTTACGAAACCACCCATCTGTGGAATATGTAAATTATAATGGCTTAGAAGATTTTCCTACACATGATTTAGCTAAAAAATATTTAAGAAATGGCTTCGGTTCTGTGCTTACATTTGGCATTAAAGGTGGACGTGAAGCAGGGCGTAAATTAATCGATAGTGTGAAATTATTCTCCCACGTAGCTAATGTAGGGGATGCTAAATCATTAATAATTCATCCAGCTTCTACTACACATCAGCAACTATCAGCAGAAGAGCTAATTCAAACTGGCGTAACCGAGTCGCTCATTCGCTTATCAATCGGTTTAGAGGCAGTAGAGGATATTATTGCAGATTTAGAACAAGCTATTGAGCAAGTAACAGCTTCACAACAAAAGGTTGAAGCATAAAACATCGGCTAATGTTGTGGCGTTTACGTATTTTCTCATTCGATAAGCCTCATTTGGTAATGCGTAAAACGTTGCTACATCAAGCACTTATCTCATTTGATAAGTTATCTGAAATTTTTTATAAATAATACCTAGTAATTTTATAAGTATTATTGACTTAGATAAAACCATGTTGTATACTAGGAAATAAGTTGAACGTTCGAAAGGCTACCAACCTAGAACCAATTTCCAGCACTGACTTTTTGATCGGTTAGGTGCTCCAAATGATACTATGATTCCATTCGTTTTCATAAGTGCTCCCCCACTTTTGAAATATATATGAGTAGCTGCCAAGCCAGCAGCTACTCTCACTAAAAAACTGATGATAAAGGAGTGTTTTAAATGGGAAATGTTTATAGTGCACAAAACATTGCATCTTATCTTATTTACGAACTAAATGAAGGTCATGTGTTTGTGAACAACATGTCCATTCAAAACATACTGGCATCAGTTGAAAGTAAGTGGCAACAAACTTTTGGACATTCTGCTTTTGAGGAAAATGTTTATGCAAAAGAGGAAGGCTATACAGTAAAAGAAGTTTTTGAGGCATATGAAGAATATGGAATGAGTCATATTCATCTACCTGCGACAGAGTTTTATTTAAAATACGGTACATTTCAACTAGTTGAACGTACGTATGCTATACCAAATTTTACACAAGATGAAATAGGACTTGTTCAGCAAGCTATTAAACAATCTCGTTATCAGTTGTTAATAAAAGCTAGTTAATTCTCCCTCATATATTTGAGCTCATTCTCTGCTGCTACAGGGAATGAGCTTTTTAATTGAACAGAAAAAGGGAGTAAGCTATTTTTGTAAATAATTTTATGGCTATCTATCAAAAGAACAATTTTTATAGATGTTGTAACATACATATATAATAGAAGAAAGACAATCCTTTTATCAATTTCGCCTTGGCGTAATTGTAGCTGCCGCTTTGCTTTCGCTACAGAAAACATTTGTTGCTGTCGCTTCGCTTTCGCACAGATAAACAATGCGTCCGGATTTTGAATTGTGCCTGCACAATTCATTCCTTCTAAAAATCCGTGACATTCGCCGGAGGCTTTATCTTCATTCAGTAAGTGTTTGGACACCCACTGAAAAGGAACCTAAACCGCATTCAACTCACCATCTGTAGAGGTAGTAGTCTCCTACTGAATGAAGATAAAAAATCGTCAATAATTGTTCATAGATTATAGAACATCTTAAAAAACGTATAATAAAGGGAATGAAACCGATTTCTTTTGCACGTCTAGGGAAAACAAATGTCCGTCCTAGAAAGATTTTTCTTGTGCAATGTATGTATTTGCGTTACAATTTTCTTTAAGTTAAATTTTGAATTATTTGAATTTGTACGTCGGTTTATCTACATGAGACAAATTTATTCTAGATGAGGGTGAAATACCAAAAAGTCATATTTATCAAAGTTACTTTACTGGTGTACGCACATTTCAAAATTAGTACGGATGAAGCTAATGCTTAAATATAATGAAACTGCGGAATGTAAGTTGGAGGGAATAACAGGAATGGCAACTATAAAGGCAGCGATCTTAGGATTTGGGACGGTAGGTCAGGGGATTTACCATATATTAAACGAAAAGCGAGAAGAGCTTAAAAATAAATTAGGCATTGAGTTAGAAGTAGCAAAAATCTTAGTGACAGATGCTAGTCGTGAACGTGTACCTGGCACAGCACATTTGATGACAACTAGTATGGATGATGTATTAGCGGAACCGGGCATG
This window harbors:
- a CDS encoding O-acetylhomoserine aminocarboxypropyltransferase (catalyzes the formation of L-methionine and acetate from O-acetyl-L-homoserine and methanethiol), which produces MTNFKPETLLLHGGQEPDPVTGSRTVPVYRSTAFVFKDTAHAQRLFALEEAGNIYTRITNPTVDVFEKRVALLEGGTAAVALSSGAAAIAFSILNLAGAGDEIVAASSLYGGTYNLFANTLPNYGIKTIFVDETNPENFKAAITDKTKAVFAEIYGNPSLKVLDIEAVANIAHESGLPLIIDSTFASPYGSTPIDFGADIVVHSATKWIGGHGTTLGGVVVDAGKFDWTRGRFPGFTEPDASYHGIRYGIDTAAAAFATKLRVQLLRDFGPTLSADAAFNLLQGLETLHLRIPKHNENALAVAEYLRNHPSVEYVNYNGLEDFPTHDLAKKYLRNGFGSVLTFGIKGGREAGRKLIDSVKLFSHVANVGDAKSLIIHPASTTHQQLSAEELIQTGVTESLIRLSIGLEAVEDIIADLEQAIEQVTASQQKVEA